The Micromonospora sp. Llam0 genome contains a region encoding:
- a CDS encoding restriction endonuclease subunit S yields the protein MKLASPDNPVQASWLAEQGSRLDPGPYVSDAYAARKYLGRMPHAEPLHTVTARIFHSGRATREWTTDPAHGVPFLGSADIFEADLTNLPRITKRSFEKIPNLPLEPGWTLVTRSGMTAGRVTYARLSMAGAACSEHVMRVVPDLARIPAGYLYTFLASPFGIPIIKGGIYGTSVRHIEPSHVADLPVPRFGGGVEDRIDALISEAMQLRQRYEDGVREATRDLFVSAGIPELLDLRWHDQERDLGFTIERPTALSLRALNYSPRARRVIDTLRSVPHHPLGNICKGGYLGSGVRFKRVDANPEHGARLIGQRQGFWLRPEGRWINPNEAPADIYAKDETVLVAAQGTLGETEVFCRPVFVTGTWLENVYTQHFLRVVSGDPQVPGAYLFAFLRSEVAFRMLRSMSTGGKQQDIHESLRADLPVPMVVAADRERIAGVVRQAYRDRDDADRKEDEAFALLDKAVREAAR from the coding sequence GTGAAGCTTGCCAGCCCAGACAATCCCGTCCAGGCGAGCTGGCTGGCCGAGCAGGGGTCCCGCCTCGACCCGGGGCCGTACGTCTCGGACGCCTACGCCGCCCGAAAGTACCTGGGTCGGATGCCGCACGCCGAGCCGCTGCACACGGTCACCGCACGGATCTTCCACTCCGGTCGGGCGACGCGCGAGTGGACCACCGACCCGGCACACGGGGTGCCGTTCCTCGGCAGCGCCGACATCTTCGAGGCCGACCTGACCAACCTGCCGAGGATCACCAAGCGCTCATTCGAGAAGATCCCGAACCTACCACTGGAGCCGGGCTGGACCCTGGTCACCCGCTCCGGGATGACCGCCGGCCGGGTCACCTACGCCCGGCTCAGCATGGCCGGGGCGGCCTGCAGCGAACACGTCATGCGGGTGGTGCCCGATCTGGCCCGAATCCCGGCCGGCTACCTCTACACCTTCCTGGCCAGCCCGTTCGGCATTCCGATCATCAAGGGCGGCATCTACGGCACCAGCGTCAGACACATCGAGCCGAGCCACGTCGCCGATCTGCCGGTGCCCCGCTTCGGTGGCGGCGTCGAAGACCGGATCGACGCCCTGATCAGCGAGGCGATGCAGCTGCGCCAGCGCTACGAGGACGGCGTCCGGGAAGCGACCCGCGACCTGTTCGTCAGCGCCGGCATCCCCGAGCTGCTCGACCTGCGCTGGCACGACCAGGAGCGGGACCTCGGCTTCACCATCGAGCGACCCACCGCGCTGTCGCTGCGTGCTCTCAACTACTCCCCCCGCGCCCGCCGCGTCATCGACACCCTCCGCTCCGTCCCCCACCACCCCCTCGGCAACATCTGCAAAGGCGGCTATCTGGGTTCCGGAGTCCGATTCAAGCGGGTTGACGCTAACCCCGAACATGGGGCAAGGCTGATCGGGCAACGGCAGGGCTTCTGGCTCCGGCCCGAGGGTAGGTGGATCAATCCCAACGAAGCACCGGCTGACATCTATGCGAAGGATGAAACTGTCCTTGTTGCTGCTCAGGGCACACTCGGTGAGACCGAAGTCTTTTGCCGGCCGGTGTTCGTCACAGGAACGTGGCTCGAAAATGTCTACACTCAGCATTTTCTTCGGGTGGTCTCGGGGGATCCGCAGGTGCCGGGGGCGTACCTGTTCGCGTTCCTCCGGTCCGAAGTGGCGTTCCGGATGCTCCGCTCGATGAGCACCGGCGGCAAACAGCAGGACATCCACGAATCGTTGCGCGCCGATCTACCCGTGCCGATGGTGGTGGCGGCCGACCGGGAACGGATCGCCGGGGTGGTGCGGCAGGCGTATCGTGACCGCGACGATGCGGACCGCAAGGAGGACGAGGCGTTTGCTCTGCTCGACAAGGCGGTGCGAGAGGCGGCGCGCTGA
- a CDS encoding AAA family ATPase produces MISRIEAYQYRCFAQLSIDLGGFHVLAGANGAGKSTLLDIPVLLGDLLNQQRVADAFLRPQGWRDVPRAHTLTELVHQGRGDTVAFSIEAALPADIVNTMAGRSTASTVHRVPDHLRYELRLRIFNDELQVDGEYLYLFSDADRRRPTAGIAMQGADLPRRGRSARQAAQPVIHRGPGEPTTFTAETTTRGTRVPDFRVPASQVALAAVPADPELFPAALWFAGLLREGAVFFDPDWTKLRQAAAPGDPLRVLPSGRNLPWLVAHLQQEDPQGFALWIDHLQTALPQISGVEAIERADDHYAYLSVEYAGGYRVTSSGLSEGTLRILSLSLLPYLPSSALPRLLVTEEPENGIHPRAIETVVQSLAALTDDQVWISTQSPIVLANTDLASIVLARLDGDGAVEVIAGTDHPRMQDWHGSVDIGTLFASGVLS; encoded by the coding sequence ATGATCAGCCGGATCGAGGCCTACCAGTACCGCTGCTTCGCCCAGCTGAGCATCGACCTGGGCGGGTTCCACGTGCTCGCCGGCGCCAACGGCGCCGGCAAGAGCACCCTGCTCGACATCCCGGTGCTGCTCGGTGACCTGCTCAATCAGCAGCGGGTCGCCGACGCCTTCCTCCGCCCCCAGGGCTGGCGGGACGTGCCCCGGGCGCACACCCTCACCGAGCTGGTGCACCAGGGGCGCGGCGACACGGTGGCCTTCTCGATCGAGGCCGCGCTGCCGGCGGACATCGTCAACACCATGGCCGGCCGCAGCACCGCGTCGACAGTGCACCGGGTCCCAGACCACCTGCGCTACGAGCTGCGGCTGCGGATCTTCAACGACGAGTTGCAGGTCGACGGGGAGTACCTCTACCTCTTCTCCGACGCCGACCGGCGCCGACCGACGGCGGGCATCGCGATGCAAGGTGCCGACCTGCCCAGACGCGGCCGGTCCGCTCGCCAGGCCGCCCAGCCGGTCATCCACCGCGGGCCGGGCGAGCCGACCACGTTCACCGCCGAGACGACCACCCGGGGCACACGGGTGCCCGACTTCCGGGTGCCGGCCAGTCAGGTCGCGCTGGCCGCCGTACCGGCGGATCCGGAGCTCTTCCCGGCGGCGCTGTGGTTCGCCGGCCTGCTGCGCGAAGGTGCGGTCTTCTTCGACCCGGACTGGACGAAGCTGCGCCAGGCCGCCGCGCCCGGTGACCCGCTGCGGGTGCTGCCCTCCGGGCGCAACCTGCCCTGGCTGGTGGCCCACCTGCAACAGGAGGACCCGCAGGGGTTCGCCCTCTGGATCGATCACCTGCAGACGGCGTTGCCGCAGATCAGCGGGGTCGAGGCGATCGAACGCGCCGACGACCACTACGCATACCTGTCGGTGGAGTACGCCGGTGGCTACCGGGTCACCTCGTCCGGGCTGTCCGAAGGCACCCTGCGGATCCTGTCGCTGTCGTTGCTGCCCTACCTGCCCAGCTCCGCGCTGCCCCGCCTGCTGGTCACCGAGGAGCCGGAGAACGGCATCCACCCCCGGGCCATCGAGACCGTGGTGCAGTCGCTGGCCGCCCTCACCGACGACCAGGTCTGGATCTCCACCCAGTCGCCGATCGTGCTGGCCAACACCGACCTCGCCAGCATCGTGCTCGCCCGGCTCGACGGCGACGGCGCGGTCGAGGTCATCGCCGGCACCGACCACCCCCGGATGCAGGACTGGCACGGCAGTGTCGACATCGGCACCCTCTTCGCCTCAGGAGTGCTCTCGTGA